In Phosphitispora fastidiosa, a single window of DNA contains:
- a CDS encoding DUF294 nucleotidyltransferase-like domain-containing protein: protein MQKIEILEKITPFNQLDLQILMSIQPNIQEKKYPRESFMFRQGDASLNTLFIITDGVAEIIVHNEKGVESVVGLRRPYDIFGETVILSEKNYPASMRAATDCTCLLLHRDIFDTLMQQSPQFSDFFNRLLTDRLREMFNEVIMEQSYDAYGMEDAQPFRKRVTAVMTSPVITCTEDDLVTTAARKLTKNRISSLVVVNQSKHPVGIITESDMVSRILTRGDNNFTETKVRDVMTPNPVTLPPEAFYFQALLTMVKNKVKQLPIINNGELLGIVTLRDLVQSRSTGAITTVSNVESETTIEGLVRSSHDIDNVLKALVAEKASSREICEVMTELYDRLTRKIIQICERQMLDEGYGLPPVDYCWITMGSSGRKEQITRTDQDNGIIYDDTDPIKIEEAESYFPRLAAKVVDALNQCGFALCSGNVMATNKQWRRPYKEWVSTVTYWVQEPHSEMLRNFTIFLDFRPVYGTVRLAERLKNSVFRLINESPIVLHFLARDDLSHAVPLGLFKQFITEKSPEHKGELDIKGTALVHIVDCTRIFSIRDGITATNTFARIAQLTANGTLPKDDAEYIDAAYETLLTFRNRENLRKQALSLEPDNYLNPYNLSKREQAVLRESFKAITRLQSFTGSYFRVEGY from the coding sequence ATGCAAAAAATTGAGATTCTTGAAAAAATTACTCCCTTTAATCAATTGGACCTTCAAATACTTATGTCTATCCAACCCAATATTCAGGAAAAGAAATATCCCAGGGAAAGCTTTATGTTCAGACAGGGAGACGCGTCCCTAAATACTCTGTTCATTATTACCGATGGTGTTGCCGAAATAATCGTCCACAACGAAAAGGGAGTGGAATCCGTGGTAGGCCTGCGCCGCCCGTATGATATTTTCGGTGAGACGGTGATTCTTTCTGAAAAGAATTACCCCGCATCCATGAGGGCAGCGACAGACTGTACATGCCTGCTGCTTCACAGGGACATTTTTGACACCCTCATGCAGCAGAGTCCCCAGTTTTCTGATTTTTTCAACAGGCTGCTGACAGACAGGCTCAGGGAAATGTTTAATGAAGTAATCATGGAACAGTCGTACGATGCGTACGGAATGGAAGATGCCCAGCCATTCAGAAAACGAGTTACCGCTGTAATGACATCACCAGTCATCACCTGTACTGAGGATGACCTGGTAACAACTGCCGCCAGAAAGCTGACCAAAAACAGGATCAGCTCACTTGTGGTGGTCAATCAATCAAAGCACCCAGTTGGAATTATAACTGAGTCTGACATGGTTTCCAGAATACTCACCAGGGGAGACAACAATTTTACCGAAACAAAGGTGAGAGATGTGATGACCCCCAACCCGGTGACTCTGCCTCCGGAGGCCTTTTATTTTCAGGCCCTGCTTACAATGGTCAAAAATAAGGTTAAGCAGCTTCCCATTATCAACAACGGCGAACTCCTCGGAATCGTCACTCTGCGTGACCTGGTACAGAGCCGGAGCACCGGTGCTATTACCACAGTTAGTAATGTTGAATCAGAAACAACAATAGAAGGTCTGGTAAGATCCAGTCATGATATCGACAATGTCCTCAAGGCCCTGGTGGCGGAAAAGGCCTCATCCAGAGAGATTTGTGAGGTCATGACAGAACTTTATGATAGGCTGACCAGAAAAATCATTCAGATTTGTGAAAGGCAGATGCTGGATGAGGGCTATGGTCTGCCCCCTGTCGACTACTGCTGGATTACAATGGGCAGCAGCGGCCGTAAAGAACAGATTACCCGGACGGACCAGGATAATGGCATTATTTATGACGACACCGACCCTATTAAAATAGAGGAAGCAGAAAGCTACTTCCCCCGATTGGCAGCCAAAGTTGTAGATGCCCTCAACCAATGTGGTTTCGCCCTGTGCAGCGGCAACGTGATGGCTACCAATAAGCAATGGCGCAGGCCTTATAAGGAATGGGTTTCCACAGTAACCTACTGGGTCCAGGAACCCCACTCAGAAATGCTGCGCAACTTTACGATTTTCCTGGATTTCCGACCTGTTTACGGGACGGTAAGACTGGCAGAACGCTTGAAAAACAGTGTGTTCCGGCTTATCAATGAATCCCCGATTGTTTTACATTTCCTTGCCAGGGATGACCTGTCACACGCCGTGCCCCTCGGACTTTTCAAACAGTTCATTACAGAAAAGTCCCCGGAGCACAAGGGTGAACTGGATATAAAAGGTACCGCACTGGTTCATATCGTTGACTGCACCCGGATTTTCTCAATCCGGGATGGGATTACCGCAACCAATACCTTTGCGCGAATTGCACAACTCACTGCAAACGGTACCCTGCCTAAGGATGATGCAGAGTATATTGATGCGGCATATGAAACCCTGCTGACATTCAGGAACAGGGAGAACCTGCGTAAACAGGCCCTGAGCCTGGAACCCGACAACTATCTCAACCCGTACAATTTAAGCAAACGGGAGCAGGCAGTCCTTCGCGAATCATTTAAAGCAATAACCAGACTACAAAGTTTTACCGGCTCTTATTTCAGGGTAGAGGGTTATTAA
- a CDS encoding DUF5677 domain-containing protein has protein sequence MAASRFGFAKTSRRPSPSSNIRGLPPCCRCFAARLITASVQGKSCTTPHHIHHIHSYHLGFSIYQLTKIGYDSAAIIVTRTLLEMLIDFSYLWLRKDINGKHTDVREAWMRYDAVRRERIETKWDQMQDYRINNGLPVVEPMKIFNQEVSDLINYQKIEFKNKFNRRGWCVPKGESDVNTKGLLVF, from the coding sequence ATGGCCGCCTCTCGTTTTGGCTTTGCCAAAACTTCCCGGCGGCCTTCGCCATCTTCGAACATACGGGGACTCCCGCCTTGTTGCCGGTGCTTCGCAGCAAGACTCATAACGGCGTCAGTGCAAGGAAAATCTTGTACAACACCTCACCACATTCACCACATCCATTCTTATCATCTTGGATTTAGCATATATCAACTTACTAAAATAGGTTACGATTCTGCAGCAATTATTGTTACCAGAACACTTCTTGAAATGCTAATAGACTTTTCATATTTATGGCTGCGTAAAGACATTAATGGCAAACATACTGACGTAAGAGAAGCTTGGATGAGATATGATGCCGTTAGAAGAGAAAGAATAGAAACCAAATGGGATCAAATGCAAGACTATCGAATTAATAACGGATTACCTGTTGTAGAACCTATGAAGATTTTTAACCAGGAAGTATCCGACCTGATTAATTATCAAAAAATCGAGTTCAAAAACAAATTTAATAGGAGAGGCTGGTGTGTTCCCAAGGGCGAGTCTGACGTCAATACTAAAGGCCTCTTAGTTTTTTAA
- a CDS encoding aconitate hydratase, translating to MGQNIVQKIIGSHILSGNMVPNEEISVKIDQTLTQDATGTMAYLQFEAMGVPQVKTRLSVSYVDHNTLQTGFENADDHRFLQSVAAKHGIYFSRPGNGICHQVHLERFGVPGMTLLGSDSHTPTGGGLGMLAMGAGGLDVAVAMGGGPFYLNMPRVVNVRLSGRLNPWVSAKDVILELLRIMTVKGGVEKIIEYSGEGVTTLSVPERATITNMGAELGATTSVFPSDEVTLGFLKAQDRAHDWSELKADDNASYDEIIEINLTELEPMVAQPHSPDNVAKVTEVGRISVYQVVIGSCTNSSYTDLMRVAGILKGKKVHPATSLSIAPGSRQVFEMLARNGAMADIISAGARILETACGPCIGMGQSPSSGAVTVRTFNRNFEGRSGTADAKVYLASPEVAAASALTGVLTDPRELGDYIDVPMPEKFLIDDSMIIPPAEDPSLVEVLRGPNIKSLPVNRPLPAKLSGPALLKLGDNITTDHIMPAGAKILPLRSNIPAISQYVFSGIDISFPDRARDAGEGFVIGGHNYGQGSSREHAALAPMYLGIKAVIAKSFARIHKANLVNFGILPLTFVDENDYDTFNEESTLEIDVSSIATMNELVVKNVTGGNEFRVRHDLTPRQMEIIKAGGLLNYTKQQAG from the coding sequence TTGGGACAGAATATTGTGCAAAAAATCATCGGCAGTCATATACTTTCCGGAAACATGGTTCCAAATGAAGAGATTTCTGTTAAAATTGATCAGACACTTACACAGGACGCCACCGGCACGATGGCATACCTTCAGTTTGAAGCTATGGGAGTGCCGCAGGTAAAGACCCGCCTTTCAGTAAGCTATGTTGACCATAATACACTGCAGACCGGTTTTGAAAATGCAGATGACCATAGATTTTTACAGTCAGTTGCAGCAAAACACGGTATTTACTTTTCAAGGCCCGGAAACGGGATATGTCATCAGGTACACCTGGAACGCTTCGGGGTTCCGGGGATGACACTTTTAGGTTCAGACAGCCATACCCCAACAGGCGGCGGCCTTGGTATGCTTGCTATGGGCGCAGGCGGCCTCGATGTTGCCGTGGCCATGGGCGGCGGTCCGTTTTACCTGAATATGCCAAGGGTCGTAAATGTAAGACTTAGCGGCAGACTGAACCCCTGGGTTTCAGCTAAAGATGTCATTCTTGAACTATTGCGTATAATGACCGTTAAAGGCGGTGTAGAAAAAATAATCGAATACTCCGGGGAGGGTGTCACCACCCTGAGTGTTCCTGAACGGGCTACCATTACCAATATGGGGGCCGAACTGGGTGCCACAACTTCAGTATTCCCAAGTGATGAGGTTACTCTAGGTTTCCTTAAGGCTCAGGACCGGGCACATGACTGGTCAGAGCTCAAAGCTGATGACAATGCCTCTTATGACGAGATTATTGAAATAAATCTTACTGAACTGGAACCCATGGTAGCACAGCCCCACAGCCCCGATAATGTAGCTAAAGTCACGGAAGTGGGCCGAATCTCTGTGTATCAGGTTGTTATCGGCAGCTGTACAAACTCTTCTTATACTGACCTGATGAGGGTAGCCGGAATTCTCAAAGGTAAAAAGGTTCATCCGGCAACAAGCCTGAGTATTGCCCCCGGTTCCCGCCAGGTGTTTGAAATGCTGGCCAGAAACGGCGCCATGGCTGACATCATCTCGGCCGGGGCCAGAATACTGGAAACAGCCTGCGGACCATGTATCGGCATGGGGCAGTCGCCGTCTTCCGGAGCAGTCACGGTACGGACCTTTAACAGAAACTTTGAGGGGCGGAGCGGGACTGCCGATGCCAAGGTATACCTGGCAAGCCCTGAGGTAGCTGCAGCATCAGCTTTAACGGGGGTCCTCACCGACCCCAGAGAATTGGGAGATTATATTGATGTACCAATGCCTGAAAAGTTCCTCATAGATGATAGTATGATTATCCCACCGGCTGAAGACCCGTCGCTGGTTGAGGTTCTGAGAGGGCCTAATATTAAGTCCCTGCCGGTTAACCGGCCGCTCCCCGCAAAACTCAGCGGACCGGCTCTACTGAAACTGGGAGACAATATTACCACAGACCATATCATGCCGGCAGGAGCCAAAATTTTACCCCTGCGCTCCAATATTCCGGCCATTTCCCAGTATGTATTTTCCGGAATAGATATTTCATTCCCCGACAGGGCCAGGGACGCAGGTGAAGGGTTCGTAATCGGCGGCCACAATTATGGCCAGGGTTCCAGCAGGGAACACGCCGCCCTTGCCCCTATGTATCTGGGTATAAAGGCCGTTATAGCCAAATCCTTTGCCAGAATTCACAAGGCAAACCTGGTGAACTTCGGGATTCTCCCCCTTACTTTCGTTGACGAAAATGATTATGACACCTTCAATGAAGAAAGCACCCTGGAAATTGACGTATCATCCATTGCCACCATGAATGAGCTGGTTGTCAAAAACGTCACCGGCGGGAATGAATTTAGAGTACGCCACGACCTGACCCCGCGCCAGATGGAAATCATCAAAGCAGGTGGACTCCTCAATTACACCAAGCAGCAAGCCGGATAA
- the trmL gene encoding tRNA (uridine(34)/cytosine(34)/5-carboxymethylaminomethyluridine(34)-2'-O)-methyltransferase TrmL: MNIVLVEPEIPQNTGNIARTCAVTGSSLHLVRPLGFSIDDKYLKRAGLDYWHLLDINYYDNFNELRQKYSKNTFYYLTTKGTRFYTEVNYSLEDFLVFGKETGGLPGEIIRENSAYCMRIPMINDVRSLNLSNSAAIVIYEAWRQCGFPAGT, translated from the coding sequence ATGAATATTGTACTCGTAGAGCCCGAGATTCCACAGAATACAGGAAACATTGCCCGCACCTGCGCAGTTACCGGAAGTTCACTGCACCTGGTCAGACCGCTGGGATTTTCAATTGATGACAAATATTTAAAAAGAGCTGGGCTTGATTACTGGCATCTGCTTGATATAAATTATTATGACAATTTCAATGAACTTCGACAGAAGTATAGTAAGAATACCTTTTACTATTTGACCACAAAAGGAACCAGGTTTTATACTGAGGTGAACTACAGTCTGGAAGATTTTCTGGTTTTTGGTAAGGAGACGGGAGGCCTGCCCGGGGAAATTATACGGGAAAATTCCGCTTATTGTATGCGAATTCCCATGATAAATGATGTGCGTTCACTTAACCTCTCCAACTCCGCTGCTATCGTCATTTATGAAGCCTGGCGGCAGTGTGGCTTTCCGGCGGGGACATAA